A stretch of the Fusobacterium varium genome encodes the following:
- a CDS encoding putative ATPase P, whose protein sequence is MERTSNGYLLSCEVVHKIRGRIRIKSRALKYLGNMKQNIEKQLEEVRYINSVKISSITGTIVIYFTDITVTEENLIALLQNTLNVYLVEIYKNEKIENNKQIVIERKLQEESPEEIIKKITAAGGLLAYNIFKKSPVEPVTGLKRILNLNTLSIFSLAAPVIKNGIGSIIRNKRPNADTLSSSAIISSLLLGKEKTALTIMILEEFAELLTVYTMKKTRGAIKDMLSVGENYVWKQIDVNNIKKVSIDEIQKGDKIVVQTGEKISVDGIIVKGEAFIDQSSITGEYMPVTKKIGENVFAGTIIKNGNITIEAEKVGDDRTVSRIIKLVEDANFNKAQIQNYADTFSAQLIPLNFLLAGIVYAATRNIQKAMSMLVIDYSCGIRLSTAAAFSAAINTAAKNGILIKGSNYIEELSKADTIIFDKTGTITEGKPSVQTIKVLDKSLEENTMLAYAAAAEETSSHPLAVAILNEVKDRGIEIPLHEENKIVLARGIETVVDGKVIRVGSKKFMEENGIPTEKNHEEVKVILGRGEILIYISRDNKLIGLLGVTDPPRENIKKTINRLRGQGIDEIILLTGDLEQQAHTIASRMAIDSYESELLPEDKAKNILALQSRGGKVIMIGDGINDAPALSYANIGIALGSTRTDVAMEAADVTITKDDPLLVPEVIGLSKKTVSTIKENFAMAIGVNSFALVLGATGILPAIYSSVIHNLSTILVVGNSLKLLKYKLKN, encoded by the coding sequence ATGGAAAGAACTAGTAATGGATATCTCTTATCTTGTGAAGTTGTCCATAAAATAAGAGGAAGAATACGTATAAAATCAAGAGCATTAAAATATCTTGGCAACATGAAACAAAATATAGAAAAACAGTTAGAAGAAGTCAGATATATCAATAGTGTAAAAATAAGCAGCATTACAGGTACCATAGTAATATATTTTACTGATATTACTGTTACTGAAGAAAATCTAATAGCTCTTCTGCAAAATACATTAAATGTATATCTTGTAGAAATATATAAAAATGAAAAAATAGAAAACAATAAGCAAATAGTAATAGAAAGAAAACTACAGGAGGAATCTCCAGAAGAAATAATTAAAAAAATTACAGCAGCTGGAGGATTACTTGCATATAATATATTTAAAAAATCTCCTGTTGAACCAGTGACAGGACTAAAAAGAATTCTGAACCTTAACACATTATCAATATTTTCATTAGCTGCTCCTGTTATAAAAAATGGAATAGGTTCAATTATCAGAAATAAAAGACCTAATGCTGATACTCTAAGTTCAAGTGCTATTATCAGCAGTTTGCTCTTAGGAAAAGAAAAAACAGCTCTTACTATAATGATATTGGAGGAGTTTGCTGAGCTTCTTACAGTATATACAATGAAAAAAACAAGAGGAGCTATCAAAGATATGCTCAGTGTTGGAGAAAATTATGTCTGGAAACAAATAGATGTAAATAATATAAAAAAAGTTTCTATTGATGAAATTCAAAAGGGTGATAAAATTGTAGTTCAGACAGGTGAAAAAATCAGTGTGGATGGAATTATAGTAAAAGGGGAAGCTTTTATTGACCAATCATCTATTACTGGAGAATATATGCCTGTAACTAAAAAAATAGGTGAAAATGTCTTTGCTGGAACTATAATAAAAAATGGAAATATAACCATTGAAGCTGAAAAAGTAGGAGATGACAGAACTGTATCCAGAATAATCAAACTTGTAGAAGATGCTAATTTTAATAAAGCTCAAATACAAAATTATGCAGATACATTCTCAGCTCAACTTATTCCTCTAAACTTTCTCTTAGCAGGAATAGTATATGCTGCTACAAGAAATATACAAAAAGCTATGAGTATGCTTGTTATAGATTATTCATGTGGTATCAGACTTTCTACTGCTGCTGCATTTTCAGCAGCTATCAATACAGCAGCTAAAAATGGTATACTTATAAAAGGAAGCAACTATATTGAAGAACTATCAAAAGCAGATACAATAATATTTGACAAAACTGGTACTATCACTGAAGGAAAGCCAAGTGTACAAACAATTAAGGTGTTAGATAAATCACTTGAAGAAAATACTATGCTCGCCTATGCTGCTGCTGCTGAAGAAACATCAAGTCATCCACTAGCTGTAGCTATACTTAATGAAGTCAAAGACAGAGGTATTGAAATACCACTGCATGAAGAAAATAAAATAGTATTGGCAAGAGGTATTGAAACTGTAGTAGATGGTAAAGTTATAAGAGTAGGAAGTAAAAAATTCATGGAAGAAAATGGTATTCCTACTGAAAAAAATCATGAAGAAGTAAAAGTAATTCTTGGAAGAGGAGAAATTCTCATCTACATATCAAGAGATAATAAATTGATAGGTTTATTAGGAGTAACTGACCCACCTAGAGAAAACATTAAAAAAACTATTAATAGACTTAGAGGTCAGGGAATAGATGAAATAATTCTTCTTACTGGAGATTTAGAACAACAGGCACATACCATTGCTTCAAGGATGGCAATAGACAGCTATGAATCCGAACTTCTTCCTGAAGATAAGGCAAAAAATATCCTTGCTCTTCAATCAAGAGGCGGAAAAGTGATAATGATAGGAGATGGAATAAATGATGCTCCTGCATTGTCTTATGCTAATATTGGAATAGCTCTGGGAAGCACAAGAACAGATGTTGCCATGGAGGCAGCTGATGTCACTATAACTAAAGATGATCCGCTATTGGTTCCAGAAGTAATTGGGTTATCTAAAAAAACTGTAAGTACAATAAAAGAAAACTTTGCAATGGCAATAGGAGTAAACTCTTTTGCTTTGGTATTAGGGGCTACTGGAATACTTCCAGCTATATATAGTTCTGTTATTCATAATTTGAGTACTATACTTGTAGTAGGAAATTCTTTAAAATTATTAAAATATAAATTAAAAAATTAA
- a CDS encoding putative glycerol dehydrogenase, translating to MNTRNIFLPNYSIGENPYNEIPSICEAYGKKVVFIGGKTALAKTSDIVKEIIKNSKLEVIDILWFGGEACYENVDKLKQEKSIIEADMIFAFGGGKAIDTCKCLTGELKKPLFTFPTISSTCASVTSVCAMYNENGSFKNLYWRFAPAEHTFISTKIISEAPEKYLWAGIGDTMAKGYEPEFSSRGKSLNHSNALGVTLSKLCQEPLVKYGKKALDDCKANKVSTELEETILAIIVTTGIVSNYVINDYNSSLAHALCYGFSTIHHIEVSHLHGEIVSYGVLVLLMVDGRTHEINRIIPFYKSIGLPVSYKNLGTDEKEMEIVIQKAVDVPDLNVSAFPVTKEIIWEAIKKLESFK from the coding sequence ATGAATACAAGAAATATATTTTTACCAAATTACAGCATTGGAGAAAATCCCTATAATGAAATTCCTTCTATTTGTGAAGCATATGGAAAAAAAGTAGTTTTTATAGGTGGAAAAACAGCTTTAGCTAAAACTAGTGATATAGTTAAAGAAATAATAAAGAACAGTAAGTTAGAAGTTATTGACATTCTTTGGTTTGGTGGAGAAGCATGTTATGAAAATGTTGACAAATTAAAGCAGGAAAAATCCATTATAGAAGCTGATATGATATTTGCTTTTGGTGGAGGTAAGGCAATAGACACTTGTAAATGTCTTACTGGAGAGCTTAAAAAACCTCTCTTCACTTTTCCAACTATATCTTCAACTTGTGCATCTGTCACTTCTGTTTGTGCTATGTACAATGAAAATGGTTCTTTCAAAAATCTTTACTGGAGATTTGCTCCAGCAGAGCATACTTTCATAAGTACAAAAATAATTTCAGAAGCACCAGAAAAATATCTATGGGCAGGAATTGGAGATACTATGGCGAAAGGATATGAACCAGAATTTTCTTCAAGAGGCAAATCTTTAAATCACTCAAACGCTCTTGGAGTTACTTTATCAAAACTATGTCAGGAACCTCTTGTTAAATATGGAAAAAAAGCTCTTGATGACTGTAAAGCAAACAAAGTATCCACTGAATTAGAAGAAACAATTCTTGCTATAATTGTCACAACCGGGATTGTTTCAAACTATGTAATAAATGACTATAATAGCTCTCTGGCTCATGCATTATGCTATGGATTCTCTACTATTCATCATATTGAAGTCAGTCATTTGCATGGAGAAATTGTTTCTTATGGAGTTCTTGTATTGCTTATGGTAGATGGAAGAACTCATGAAATCAATAGAATAATACCATTTTATAAAAGTATTGGACTTCCTGTATCATATAAAAACCTTGGTACAGATGAAAAAGAAATGGAAATTGTTATTCAAAAAGCTGTAGATGTTCCTGATTTAAATGTTTCTGCTTTCCCTGTTACAAAAGAAATTATTTGGGAAGCTATCAAAAAATTAGAAAGTTTTAAATAA
- a CDS encoding putative DNA-binding protein has protein sequence MNKRELAKVYSETSKGEISARKALKEIEVFLETMQEALQKSHSLIFRNIGIFEVKERKPRIIANPVTKEPMKIYPRKTVKFRESKNIQDK, from the coding sequence ATGAATAAGAGAGAATTAGCAAAAGTATACAGTGAAACAAGTAAAGGGGAAATATCAGCAAGAAAAGCACTGAAAGAAATAGAAGTATTTCTTGAAACAATGCAGGAGGCTTTGCAGAAAAGTCATTCATTGATATTTAGAAATATAGGAATATTTGAAGTGAAGGAAAGAAAACCAAGAATAATAGCCAATCCAGTAACTAAAGAACCTATGAAGATTTATCCAAGAAAAACAGTGAAATTCAGAGAATCTAAAAATATTCAGGATAAATAG
- a CDS encoding autotransporter, with protein sequence MIKEMEKALKRYLKGKNRITMGVVVAFLLGSSFAFGDVTIKYENSTLIVQDDLGTNIGTVTKNPAGEFTWTIPEGTDITKTVKIDDTVNTNNIKINIVNNGNISGSSTGGDKSGNGIFSYSDTSSSIIGNITNSGTISGNSTGGYRSKSGNGIFSYSDTSSSIIGNITNSGIISGSTTGNGTHLGNGIFSRSNKSTIGDIINNGIISGNVSGSENGNGIYSSSYSFDSFPESKIGKITNYGIISGNNTGSNTVNGIYSSSSTTSSFTKSKIGKITNYGIISGNDSGNKSGNGIYLYSSSGSSIIESISNTGVIMGNGNGIYIVGNSNSGITDYKNYGLVIGQTPVKIEGGGTAINKPEREGMAITLESDGSIKTNGITSGTGSSTGIYSIINTELKNSRKDAYDNFEGIQNNKIINGAGVASGTVTIEAGKNFSLNGGIINAYKTAVTVKDGASFTSTDVTINGGGLDRTTPVISGSTGANTVNISGNSFINGDIDLDAGDDTLNFSSAVSRAVGNDNINLFHKISNVENININQKVTAFETSEITGAKDINIGKNGEFVLRIDGTNSNKHALSNGNSSGTIDSDGGKLLLALNGVSDGSTIDMGIKLGDGIYGVENPDIEYRDLFTLDTTSYLHSIRKTPGSSTITVETKSTLPLSPTTPEYTNYGKLNKIYQSMRVVDGVKEFNVDTDEKFSSFMGYLNDIYAGNPYSYSSELSIKSMGMFRDIVTENSFKADTGKWMIYGGLTHIDGGTKDTYYGKGYYTYDIGSSDIDSDTKITGAYMLGEYGVSDDFKAGVAVGGNKFKSDLSNGSKVDGDALYIGGYAKKYLGNLKVTAGMGFQYGDYDANRTAAGREITETRSYSSSYNDLTYDIYLNGRYSHNIGDNLYLEPYATLSYTYVKQDGADEGNKTLAIETDSQSFDYTVGKMGIDLKKVIPHEKGKSTLSVGASYTRLLNGADEEYITGRFKGGSDFDILVAHKNEHSLGLNAKYALELENGILFDVKGTYSVERDSHNQSGKNKTKGEWIVGTGLGYKF encoded by the coding sequence ATGATTAAAGAAATGGAGAAAGCTTTAAAAAGATATCTCAAGGGAAAGAATAGAATAACAATGGGAGTGGTAGTAGCTTTTTTACTGGGAAGTAGTTTTGCATTTGGAGATGTTACAATAAAATATGAAAATTCAACTCTTATTGTACAAGATGATTTAGGAACTAATATAGGAACAGTAACAAAAAATCCTGCTGGTGAATTTACCTGGACAATACCAGAAGGAACAGATATAACTAAAACTGTAAAAATAGATGATACAGTAAATACAAATAATATTAAAATAAATATAGTGAATAATGGAAATATAAGTGGGAGCAGTACTGGTGGAGATAAATCAGGAAATGGAATATTTTCTTATTCTGATACTTCAAGCAGTATAATAGGAAATATAACAAATAGTGGAACTATAAGTGGAAACAGTACTGGTGGATATAGAAGTAAATCAGGAAATGGAATATTTTCTTATTCTGATACTTCAAGCAGTATAATAGGAAATATAACAAATAGTGGAATAATAAGTGGTAGTACTACTGGTAATGGAACTCATTTAGGAAATGGAATTTTTTCTAGAAGTAATAAGAGTACAATAGGTGATATAATCAATAATGGAATAATTAGCGGAAATGTTTCTGGTAGCGAGAACGGAAACGGAATTTATTCTAGTTCTTATAGTTTTGATTCTTTCCCAGAGAGTAAAATAGGAAAGATAACGAATTATGGAATAATTAGTGGAAATAATACTGGAAGTAATACAGTAAATGGAATTTATTCTAGTTCTAGTACTACTAGTTCTTTTACAAAGAGTAAAATAGGAAAGATAACGAATTATGGAATAATTAGTGGAAATGATAGTGGAAATAAATCAGGAAATGGAATTTATCTTTATTCTAGTTCTGGTTCATCAATAATAGAATCAATATCAAATACTGGTGTTATAATGGGAAATGGCAATGGAATATATATTGTAGGAAACTCTAATTCAGGAATTACTGACTACAAGAACTATGGACTTGTAATAGGACAGACACCAGTCAAAATTGAAGGTGGCGGAACAGCAATTAACAAACCTGAAAGAGAGGGAATGGCTATAACTCTTGAGAGTGATGGAAGTATAAAAACTAATGGTATTACCTCAGGAACTGGAAGTAGCACAGGAATATATTCTATAATAAATACAGAATTAAAAAATAGTAGAAAAGATGCTTATGATAATTTTGAAGGAATACAAAATAATAAAATCATCAATGGAGCTGGAGTTGCCAGTGGAACAGTAACAATAGAAGCAGGTAAAAATTTCTCCCTTAATGGCGGAATTATTAATGCCTATAAAACTGCTGTTACAGTTAAAGATGGAGCTTCATTTACTAGTACAGATGTAACAATCAATGGTGGGGGCTTAGATAGAACTACTCCTGTTATTTCTGGAAGTACAGGAGCTAATACAGTAAATATATCTGGAAATTCTTTTATCAATGGAGATATAGATTTAGATGCTGGGGATGATACTTTAAATTTTAGTTCAGCCGTTTCCAGAGCAGTGGGAAATGATAATATAAATCTTTTCCATAAAATATCAAATGTGGAAAATATAAATATAAATCAGAAAGTAACTGCATTTGAAACTTCTGAAATTACAGGAGCAAAAGATATTAATATTGGTAAAAACGGGGAGTTTGTATTAAGAATAGATGGAACAAATAGTAATAAACATGCACTTTCAAATGGAAATAGTAGTGGAACAATAGACTCAGATGGTGGAAAACTTCTTCTTGCGCTTAATGGAGTATCTGATGGAAGTACAATAGATATGGGAATAAAACTTGGAGATGGAATATATGGAGTGGAAAATCCAGACATAGAATATAGAGATTTATTTACTTTAGATACAACTTCATATTTACATTCTATTAGAAAAACTCCTGGTTCTTCAACAATAACAGTTGAAACTAAATCTACACTTCCACTGTCACCAACAACACCTGAATATACAAATTATGGGAAATTAAATAAAATATATCAAAGTATGAGGGTTGTAGATGGTGTAAAAGAATTTAATGTAGATACTGATGAAAAATTCTCATCTTTTATGGGATACTTAAATGATATCTATGCAGGAAATCCATACTCATATTCTTCTGAATTATCAATAAAATCAATGGGAATGTTCAGAGATATAGTTACTGAAAATTCATTTAAAGCAGATACAGGAAAATGGATGATATATGGTGGACTTACTCATATAGATGGAGGAACTAAAGATACATATTATGGAAAAGGATATTATACTTATGATATAGGAAGTTCTGATATAGATTCTGATACAAAAATCACAGGAGCATATATGCTTGGAGAGTATGGAGTATCTGATGACTTTAAAGCTGGAGTGGCAGTTGGAGGAAACAAGTTTAAATCTGACTTGTCTAATGGCTCAAAAGTTGATGGAGATGCGCTGTATATTGGAGGATATGCTAAGAAGTATCTTGGAAATCTAAAAGTAACAGCAGGAATGGGATTTCAATATGGAGACTATGATGCTAACAGAACAGCAGCAGGAAGAGAAATTACAGAAACAAGAAGCTATTCTTCAAGCTACAATGATTTGACTTATGATATTTATCTGAATGGAAGATATTCACATAATATTGGAGATAATCTATACTTAGAACCTTATGCAACTCTGTCATATACATATGTAAAACAGGATGGAGCAGATGAAGGAAATAAAACTTTAGCAATAGAAACAGATTCACAATCATTTGACTACACAGTTGGAAAAATGGGAATAGATCTTAAAAAAGTGATACCACATGAAAAAGGAAAGAGTACATTATCAGTTGGGGCAAGCTATACAAGACTGCTTAATGGCGCAGATGAAGAATATATCACAGGAAGATTCAAAGGTGGAAGCGACTTTGATATATTAGTTGCCCACAAGAATGAACATAGCTTAGGATTGAATGCTAAATATGCACTTGAACTGGAAAATGGAATCTTGTTTGATGTAAAAGGAACTTACTCTGTAGAAAGAGATTCACATAATCAATCTGGAAAGAATAAGACAAAAGGTGAATGGATAGTAGGAACAGGACTGGGTTATAAGTTCTAA